A single genomic interval of Saccharothrix saharensis harbors:
- a CDS encoding M1 family metallopeptidase, which translates to MAISPGARPYLIVIIVVLVVAGIVVAKLPRDEEGAPSAARTTTTTPPVVDAEGGDGAGDAYYPQDGNTGYDVSGYDVSVSYDPATKRLDGVATITARATTDLTRFNLDLYALEVTGVDVRDQAAEHRQEGDHELVVTPATPLTAGEEFTTTVRYGGEPTLFEDRALGRSGWQVSAGGGAFAAGEPHSATTWFPANDTPRDKATFALTARVPEGWSVISNGVEAGATTTDGWTSFRWVADQPMATYLTTIAIDKWIVERSTLPDGTPVVDAYAPGAENGRQHQERLPEVLGFLAEKFGPYPFSSAGGIFLADDIGFSLETQTRPIYAGWADLDTVVHENAHQWFGDSVSLENWADICLNECFASYAQWLWAEAKEGVDLDERYRAEVERVDDRETYWNRKLYDMGRGNEFRGVYDKGQLALHALRRQVGDPAFDRLVKEWTAAHRDGNASWPEFEAHVERVSGQDLDAFFGAWFRGAEVPADEFLYPGPLRR; encoded by the coding sequence ATGGCCATCAGTCCCGGGGCGCGCCCGTACCTCATCGTCATCATCGTGGTGCTGGTGGTGGCCGGGATCGTGGTGGCGAAGCTGCCCCGGGACGAGGAAGGCGCGCCGAGCGCCGCGCGGACGACGACCACCACGCCCCCGGTGGTGGACGCCGAGGGCGGCGACGGCGCGGGTGACGCCTACTACCCGCAGGACGGCAACACCGGCTACGACGTCAGCGGCTACGACGTGTCGGTCAGCTACGACCCGGCGACCAAGCGGCTCGACGGCGTCGCGACGATCACCGCCAGGGCGACCACCGACCTCACCAGGTTCAACCTCGACCTGTACGCGCTGGAGGTGACCGGCGTGGACGTGCGCGACCAGGCCGCCGAGCACCGCCAGGAGGGCGACCACGAACTGGTCGTCACGCCCGCCACGCCCCTGACCGCCGGCGAGGAGTTCACCACCACCGTGCGGTACGGCGGCGAGCCGACCCTGTTCGAGGACCGGGCGCTGGGGCGCAGCGGCTGGCAGGTCTCGGCCGGCGGCGGCGCGTTCGCGGCGGGCGAGCCGCACTCGGCGACCACGTGGTTCCCGGCCAACGACACCCCGCGCGACAAGGCCACGTTCGCCCTGACCGCCCGCGTGCCGGAGGGTTGGTCGGTGATCTCCAACGGCGTCGAGGCGGGCGCCACCACCACCGACGGCTGGACGTCGTTCCGCTGGGTCGCCGACCAGCCGATGGCCACCTACCTGACCACGATCGCGATCGACAAGTGGATCGTCGAGCGGTCCACCCTGCCCGACGGCACGCCGGTCGTGGACGCCTACGCGCCGGGCGCGGAGAACGGCAGGCAGCACCAGGAGCGGCTGCCCGAGGTGCTCGGGTTCCTGGCGGAGAAGTTCGGGCCCTACCCGTTCTCCTCGGCGGGCGGGATCTTCCTGGCCGACGACATCGGCTTCTCGCTGGAGACCCAGACCCGGCCGATCTACGCCGGGTGGGCCGACCTGGACACCGTCGTGCACGAGAACGCCCACCAGTGGTTCGGCGACTCGGTGAGCCTGGAGAACTGGGCCGACATCTGCCTGAACGAGTGCTTCGCCTCCTACGCCCAGTGGCTGTGGGCCGAGGCCAAGGAGGGCGTCGACCTGGACGAGCGGTACCGCGCCGAGGTCGAGCGGGTCGACGACCGGGAGACGTACTGGAACCGCAAGCTCTACGACATGGGCCGGGGCAACGAGTTCCGGGGCGTCTACGACAAGGGCCAGCTCGCGCTGCACGCGTTGCGCCGCCAGGTCGGCGACCCCGCGTTCGACCGCCTGGTCAAGGAGTGGACGGCCGCGCACCGCGACGGCAACGCGTCGTGGCCGGAGTTCGAGGCGCACGTGGAGCGGGTGTCGGGTCAGGACCTGGACGCGTTCTTCGGTGCCTGGTTCCGCGGCGCCGAGGTGCCCGCCGACGAGTTCCTCTACCCCGGACCGCTCCGCCGGTAA
- a CDS encoding alpha/beta fold hydrolase — protein MSVAEFGGSGQGILLLHGLMSRASTWWTVAQWLEPYGRVVAPDARGHGRNPVRGPFRTEDFVADAAEVIERFDLAPAVVIGHSMGGLHAWALAATRPDLVRAVVAEDVVPDNRGRTVDEWKWYFDAWPPAFESLAHVRTVVDVPRVEEMFEEREDGWHLIAHLPDLYEIASEWGERAYWDYVDAVRCPMLVVEAGLGGLRAGQMAEVARRTGATHLVVPESGHVVHDEAPEVYRGAVEAFLSGSIDPV, from the coding sequence ATGAGCGTTGCGGAGTTCGGGGGATCGGGGCAGGGCATCCTGCTGCTCCACGGCCTGATGAGCCGGGCCAGCACGTGGTGGACGGTGGCGCAGTGGCTCGAGCCGTACGGGCGGGTGGTGGCGCCGGACGCGCGCGGCCACGGCCGCAACCCGGTGCGCGGGCCGTTCCGGACGGAGGACTTCGTCGCCGACGCGGCCGAGGTGATCGAGCGGTTCGACCTCGCGCCCGCCGTGGTGATCGGGCACTCGATGGGCGGGCTGCACGCGTGGGCGCTCGCCGCGACCCGGCCCGACCTGGTGCGGGCGGTCGTCGCCGAGGACGTGGTGCCGGACAACCGGGGCCGCACGGTCGACGAGTGGAAGTGGTACTTCGACGCGTGGCCGCCCGCGTTCGAGTCGTTGGCGCACGTGCGGACGGTCGTGGACGTGCCGCGGGTGGAGGAGATGTTCGAGGAGCGCGAGGACGGCTGGCACCTCATCGCGCACCTGCCCGACCTGTACGAGATCGCCTCCGAGTGGGGCGAGCGGGCGTACTGGGACTACGTGGACGCGGTCCGGTGCCCGATGCTGGTGGTCGAGGCCGGGCTGGGCGGGCTGCGCGCCGGGCAGATGGCCGAGGTGGCGCGCCGGACGGGCGCGACGCACCTGGTGGTGCCGGAGTCCGGGCACGTCGTGCACGACGAGGCGCCGGAGGTCTACCGGGGCGCGGTGGAGGCGTTCCTGAGCGGGTCGATCGACCCGGTCTGA
- a CDS encoding CGNR zinc finger domain-containing protein, with protein sequence MATWTRTLTRPDGQGFRFDPGSFAMELLVSGGPGELRVFEELHAPDDLAAWLADSRLTATAPFTAADVRVTEAELHAVKELRDAFWGVARALAHGDDLPPVGVDALNAATAETPRPVVDPVTRALTWAKPITGTQVLGAAARDAVELVARGGVRECSASNCGLLFVDTSRSGNRRWCSMERCGNRHKVRAHRARHETEPADAQ encoded by the coding sequence ATGGCGACGTGGACGAGGACGCTGACCCGCCCGGACGGGCAGGGCTTCCGCTTCGACCCCGGCAGCTTCGCGATGGAACTGCTGGTCAGCGGCGGTCCCGGCGAGCTGCGGGTGTTCGAGGAGCTGCACGCGCCGGACGACCTGGCGGCGTGGCTGGCCGACTCGCGCCTGACCGCGACCGCGCCGTTCACCGCGGCCGACGTGCGGGTCACCGAAGCCGAGCTGCACGCGGTGAAGGAGCTGCGCGACGCGTTCTGGGGGGTGGCGCGGGCGTTGGCGCACGGCGACGACCTGCCGCCGGTCGGCGTGGACGCGCTCAACGCGGCCACCGCCGAGACACCGCGGCCGGTCGTCGACCCGGTGACGCGCGCGTTGACCTGGGCCAAGCCCATCACCGGCACGCAGGTGCTCGGCGCGGCGGCCCGGGACGCGGTCGAGCTGGTGGCCCGGGGCGGCGTGCGCGAGTGCTCGGCGTCGAACTGCGGCCTGCTGTTCGTGGACACCTCCCGGTCCGGCAACCGCCGCTGGTGCTCGATGGAGCGGTGCGGCAACCGCCACAAGGTCCGCGCCCACCGGGCCCGCCACGAGACGGAACCCGCCGACGCGCAGTAA
- a CDS encoding beta-class carbonic anhydrase: protein MTAIDELLRRNAELGDVVPGDRSSPKPSMQVTILTCMDSRIRVFEIFGLEQGEAHVLRNAGGVVTDDMIRSLALSQRKLGTREVLLVHHTDCGLQLVTEDEFKDELEQASGMRPPWSVEAFREVKDSVRGSMNRVRHSPYLPHRDNVRGFVYDVHTGRLTEVV from the coding sequence ATGACCGCGATCGACGAGCTGCTGCGCCGCAACGCCGAGCTGGGCGACGTCGTCCCCGGCGACCGGTCCTCGCCGAAGCCCTCGATGCAGGTGACGATCCTGACCTGCATGGACTCCCGCATCCGGGTGTTCGAGATCTTCGGCCTCGAGCAGGGTGAGGCGCACGTGCTGCGCAACGCGGGCGGCGTGGTGACCGACGACATGATCCGCTCGCTCGCGTTGAGCCAGCGCAAGCTCGGCACCCGCGAGGTGCTGCTGGTGCACCACACGGACTGCGGCTTGCAGCTGGTCACCGAGGACGAGTTCAAGGACGAGCTGGAACAGGCCTCCGGCATGCGCCCGCCCTGGTCGGTGGAGGCGTTCCGCGAGGTGAAGGACAGCGTCCGCGGCTCGATGAACCGGGTCCGCCACAGCCCCTACCTGCCGCACCGCGACAACGTGCGCGGCTTCGTCTACGACGTGCACACGGGCCGGTTGACCGAAGTCGTGTGA
- a CDS encoding A/G-specific adenine glycosylase: MSLDAELLLDWFADTARDLPWRRPECTAWGVLVSEIMLQQTPVARVEPIWREWLARWPTPSAMAKASQGEVLRAWGKLGYPRRALRLHAAAQAVAEHHDDVVPSDVDTLLALPGIGAYTARAVAAFAYGQRCPVVDTNVRRVVARAVHGAGDAGPPSTTKDMKDVEALLPEEDGRAAVYSAALMELGAVVCTARAPKCADCPVFDGCAWQLNGRPAYDGPAKAVQKFAGTDRQVRGLLLDVLRGTSEPVAKARLDVVWSDAGQRDRCLHSLLVDGLVEQTREGLFALPGEH, encoded by the coding sequence ATGAGCCTGGACGCCGAGCTCCTCCTCGACTGGTTCGCCGACACCGCCCGCGACCTGCCCTGGCGCCGGCCGGAGTGCACGGCCTGGGGCGTGCTGGTCAGCGAGATCATGCTGCAGCAGACCCCGGTGGCCCGGGTCGAGCCGATCTGGCGCGAGTGGCTGGCCCGGTGGCCCACGCCGTCGGCGATGGCGAAGGCGAGCCAGGGCGAGGTCCTGCGGGCCTGGGGCAAGCTCGGCTACCCCCGTCGCGCCCTCCGGCTGCACGCCGCCGCGCAGGCCGTCGCCGAGCACCACGACGACGTCGTCCCGAGCGACGTGGACACCTTGCTGGCCCTGCCCGGCATCGGCGCGTACACCGCGCGGGCGGTGGCGGCGTTCGCGTACGGGCAGCGGTGCCCGGTGGTCGACACGAACGTCCGCCGGGTCGTGGCGCGGGCCGTGCACGGCGCGGGCGACGCGGGCCCGCCGTCCACCACCAAGGACATGAAGGACGTCGAAGCGCTCCTGCCGGAGGAGGACGGGCGCGCCGCCGTCTACTCGGCCGCGCTCATGGAGCTGGGCGCGGTCGTCTGCACGGCCCGCGCGCCCAAGTGCGCCGACTGCCCGGTGTTCGACGGGTGCGCGTGGCAGCTCAACGGCCGGCCCGCGTACGACGGCCCGGCCAAGGCGGTGCAGAAGTTCGCGGGCACCGACCGGCAGGTGCGCGGCCTGCTGCTGGACGTGCTGCGCGGCACCAGCGAACCGGTCGCGAAGGCGCGGCTGGACGTGGTCTGGTCGGACGCGGGCCAGCGGGACCGCTGCCTGCACTCCCTGCTCGTGGACGGCCTGGTCGAGCAGACGCGCGAGGGCCTGTTCGCACTGCCCGGGGAGCACTGA
- a CDS encoding LacI family DNA-binding transcriptional regulator, giving the protein MSGLSEIARAAGVSISTVSRVLNRRAGVNDETRQRVLAVLAEMPYTPRGLGALQRTGVIGLLVPELSNPVFPAFAEALEVRAARLGYSSLLCNTRATGAGAMGEEEYVRMLLARGVEGMVFVSPEITNVEVPLGQAPRPSYYAKLLADGVHMVFLNGATPSLDVPDVTVDEQHAGYAATRHLVELGHRRIGFVSGPARSLPSRLKRAGWAAALEEDGLPATSDFVAHGPFGPEGGAEAVSVLLDTVRPTAVICSSDHMAIGVLREAHRRGLTVPRDLSVVGFDDIPLASYCSPSLTTLAQPIEEMASAAVDELVHRLDPDRRRRPAGNYTRVFRPRLVVRESSAAPLLV; this is encoded by the coding sequence GTGTCCGGTCTGTCCGAGATCGCCAGGGCAGCCGGGGTGAGCATCTCCACGGTCAGCCGGGTGCTCAACCGCCGGGCGGGCGTGAACGACGAGACGCGCCAGCGCGTGCTCGCGGTGCTTGCGGAAATGCCTTACACGCCACGCGGGTTGGGCGCGTTGCAGCGGACCGGTGTGATCGGGCTGCTGGTGCCGGAGCTGTCGAACCCGGTGTTCCCGGCGTTCGCCGAGGCGCTGGAGGTGCGGGCCGCGCGGCTGGGGTACTCGTCGCTGCTGTGCAACACGCGGGCCACCGGCGCGGGCGCGATGGGCGAGGAGGAGTACGTGCGGATGCTCCTCGCGCGCGGCGTGGAGGGCATGGTGTTCGTGTCGCCGGAGATCACCAACGTCGAGGTGCCGCTCGGCCAGGCGCCGCGGCCGTCGTACTACGCGAAGCTGCTGGCCGACGGCGTGCACATGGTGTTCCTGAACGGGGCCACGCCGTCGCTGGACGTGCCGGACGTGACGGTGGACGAGCAGCACGCGGGTTACGCGGCGACCCGGCACCTGGTGGAGCTGGGGCACCGGCGGATCGGGTTCGTGTCGGGTCCGGCGCGGTCGTTGCCGTCGCGGCTCAAGCGGGCCGGGTGGGCGGCGGCGCTGGAGGAGGACGGGTTGCCGGCGACCTCGGACTTCGTCGCGCACGGGCCGTTCGGGCCGGAGGGCGGCGCGGAGGCGGTGTCGGTGCTGCTGGACACCGTGCGGCCGACGGCGGTGATCTGCTCGTCCGACCACATGGCGATCGGCGTGCTGCGGGAGGCGCACCGGCGCGGGTTGACCGTGCCGCGCGACCTGTCCGTGGTGGGGTTCGACGACATCCCGCTGGCGTCGTACTGCTCGCCGTCGTTGACCACGCTCGCGCAGCCGATCGAGGAGATGGCGTCGGCGGCCGTGGACGAGTTGGTGCACCGGCTCGACCCCGATCGGCGCAGACGCCCGGCGGGCAATTACACGCGCGTTTTCCGACCGCGCCTGGTGGTGCGCGAGTCGTCCGCCGCACCCCTATTGGTTTAG
- a CDS encoding antibiotic biosynthesis monooxygenase family protein: MAVVKINAIHVPDGSGPELEKRFAARLGAVDSEPGFLGFQLLRPVKGDDRYFVVTQWETEEDFRNWMGGKAKEAHSGERAKPVGTGSDLLEFEVVLSSEAKK, encoded by the coding sequence ATGGCGGTTGTGAAGATCAACGCGATCCACGTGCCCGACGGCTCCGGCCCCGAGCTGGAGAAGCGGTTCGCCGCGCGGCTCGGCGCGGTCGACTCCGAACCCGGCTTCCTCGGCTTCCAGCTCCTGCGGCCGGTCAAGGGCGACGACCGGTACTTCGTGGTGACGCAGTGGGAGACCGAAGAGGACTTCCGGAACTGGATGGGCGGCAAGGCCAAGGAGGCGCACTCCGGCGAGCGCGCCAAGCCCGTCGGCACCGGGTCGGACCTGCTGGAGTTCGAGGTCGTGCTCAGCTCCGAAGCGAAGAAGTGA
- a CDS encoding SIR2 family NAD-dependent protein deacylase: protein MNEALDRAAELISSADAVLVCAGAGMGVDSGLPDFRGATGFWQAYPPYERLGLRFEELADPVHFAEDPALAWGFYGHRLDLYRRTVPHDGFRVLREWGARVFTSNVDGQFQRAGFTDVAEVHGSIHHLQCVEPCTDDVWPAYDVVVEVDPESMRAVGPLPSCRNCGGLARPNILMFGDWSWIGGPSQKALDALAQWRRGHRNLVVLEVGAGVAVPTVRRQAELASAASGALIRINPREPEVRHGRGVSLPLGALAALTGLARRIG from the coding sequence GTGAACGAGGCGCTCGACCGCGCGGCGGAGCTGATCTCCTCCGCCGACGCGGTGCTGGTGTGCGCGGGCGCGGGCATGGGCGTCGACTCCGGCCTGCCCGACTTCCGCGGCGCCACCGGCTTCTGGCAGGCGTACCCGCCCTACGAACGGCTCGGGCTGCGGTTCGAGGAGCTGGCCGACCCGGTGCACTTCGCGGAGGACCCCGCGCTCGCGTGGGGCTTCTACGGGCACCGGCTCGACCTGTACCGGCGCACCGTGCCGCACGACGGGTTCCGCGTGCTGCGCGAGTGGGGCGCACGCGTGTTCACGTCGAACGTGGACGGCCAGTTCCAGCGGGCCGGGTTCACCGACGTGGCGGAGGTGCACGGGTCGATCCACCACCTCCAGTGCGTGGAGCCGTGCACGGACGACGTGTGGCCCGCCTACGACGTCGTGGTGGAGGTGGACCCCGAGTCGATGCGCGCGGTCGGCCCGCTGCCGTCGTGCCGCAACTGCGGCGGCCTGGCTCGGCCGAACATCCTCATGTTCGGCGACTGGTCGTGGATCGGCGGGCCGTCGCAGAAGGCGCTGGACGCGCTCGCCCAGTGGCGGCGCGGGCACCGGAACCTGGTTGTGCTCGAAGTCGGCGCGGGCGTCGCGGTGCCGACCGTGCGGCGTCAGGCCGAGCTGGCCAGTGCCGCGTCCGGGGCGTTGATCAGGATCAACCCGCGGGAGCCGGAGGTCCGCCACGGGCGCGGGGTGTCGTTGCCGTTGGGCGCGCTGGCCGCGCTCACCGGGTTGGCACGACGAATCGGCTGA
- a CDS encoding extracellular solute-binding protein — protein sequence MRRTTLVTAAAAVSALVLTACGGGDGGSASGDSGEITFWDTSGPNESPVFTTIAQECATKGGYKVKTETVAFDQALNNYRTAAQGGQGPDVFRAEVAWVSQLAKLGYVVDLTGTELASDTSDFLETPLGSTKFDGKPYGVPQVTDSLALFYNKKLLADAGVEPPKTWDDVKAAAAKLGGEKTIFINNDAYYALPFIYGEGGDLVDADAKKIVVNSAENVKALETAKGLLDAKAASTALDPANSYNNMQAAFTSGEVAMVVNGPWSVADYLKGAAFTDAANLGIAPVPGATAGKGSAPVGGHDYVIRQGTKAKDSSVKFIACMSSTESQARIAKELGLLPTRKSAYDNADVKANAVVSAFEPVVTSAHPRAWIPEGGQLFDPLKIAYADVLAGKKDAKAALDDVAKAYKDTVVTEYTVG from the coding sequence ATGCGACGTACCACCCTCGTGACCGCAGCGGCGGCCGTCTCCGCCCTCGTCCTCACCGCGTGCGGTGGTGGCGACGGCGGATCGGCGTCCGGCGACTCCGGCGAGATCACCTTCTGGGACACCAGCGGCCCGAACGAGAGCCCGGTGTTCACCACGATCGCGCAGGAGTGCGCGACCAAGGGCGGCTACAAGGTCAAGACCGAGACGGTCGCGTTCGACCAGGCGCTCAACAACTACCGCACCGCCGCGCAGGGCGGTCAGGGCCCGGACGTCTTCCGCGCCGAGGTCGCGTGGGTGTCGCAGCTGGCCAAGCTCGGCTACGTCGTCGACCTGACCGGCACCGAGCTGGCGAGCGACACGTCCGACTTCCTGGAGACCCCGCTGGGCTCCACCAAGTTCGACGGCAAGCCCTACGGCGTCCCCCAGGTCACCGACTCGCTGGCGCTGTTCTACAACAAGAAGCTGCTGGCCGACGCCGGTGTCGAGCCGCCGAAGACGTGGGACGACGTGAAGGCCGCCGCGGCCAAGCTCGGCGGTGAGAAGACGATCTTCATCAACAACGACGCCTACTACGCGCTGCCGTTCATCTACGGCGAGGGCGGCGACCTGGTCGACGCCGACGCGAAGAAGATCGTGGTCAACTCGGCGGAGAACGTGAAGGCGCTGGAGACCGCCAAGGGCCTGCTGGACGCCAAGGCCGCGTCCACCGCGCTCGACCCGGCGAACTCCTACAACAACATGCAGGCCGCGTTCACCTCCGGCGAGGTCGCCATGGTGGTCAACGGCCCGTGGTCGGTCGCCGACTACCTCAAGGGCGCCGCGTTCACCGACGCCGCGAACCTGGGCATCGCGCCCGTCCCCGGCGCCACCGCGGGCAAGGGCTCCGCGCCGGTCGGCGGCCACGACTACGTGATCCGCCAGGGCACCAAGGCCAAGGACTCGTCGGTCAAGTTCATCGCCTGCATGAGCAGCACCGAGTCGCAGGCGCGCATCGCCAAGGAACTGGGCCTGCTGCCCACCCGCAAGTCGGCCTACGACAACGCCGACGTGAAGGCGAACGCGGTCGTGTCCGCGTTCGAGCCGGTCGTCACCTCCGCCCACCCGCGCGCGTGGATCCCCGAGGGCGGCCAGCTGTTCGACCCGCTGAAGATCGCCTACGCCGACGTGCTGGCCGGCAAGAAGGACGCCAAGGCGGCGCTGGACGACGTGGCCAAGGCCTACAAGGACACCGTCGTCACCGAGTACACCGTCGGCTGA
- a CDS encoding carbohydrate ABC transporter permease yields the protein MRRFLDRHWYAYAMVLPVVVVIAVLVLFPLAQGVFFTFTNINEGNIANPILDRPATYVSVGLDNYLNILSGDASYGAFWGTLVRTLIWTFGCVFFHYTIGLGLALLLNREVRGRAVYRVLLILPWAVPAFISAFAWKYMFNAQYGIINQVLRFFGLPDPVWLGQSDWALVAVMIVNTWLGVPFMMVALLGGLQSIPGDLYEAAEVDGATAWQRFRNVTLPGLRSVSSTVVLLGIIWTFNMFAIIYLITGPNPNTRILVTYAFERFFSGASRDFAVASTYGVLILSVLLVFAGVYRRALRKQGEVW from the coding sequence GTGCGCAGGTTCCTGGACCGGCACTGGTACGCGTACGCGATGGTGCTGCCGGTCGTGGTGGTCATCGCGGTGTTGGTGCTGTTCCCGCTCGCCCAGGGCGTGTTCTTCACCTTCACCAACATCAACGAGGGCAACATCGCCAACCCGATCCTGGACCGACCGGCGACCTACGTCTCCGTTGGCCTGGACAACTACCTGAACATCCTGTCCGGCGACGCGAGCTACGGCGCGTTCTGGGGCACGCTGGTCCGCACGCTGATCTGGACGTTCGGCTGCGTGTTCTTCCACTACACGATCGGCCTCGGCCTCGCGCTGCTGCTCAACCGCGAGGTGCGCGGCCGGGCGGTGTACCGGGTGCTGCTGATCCTGCCGTGGGCCGTGCCCGCGTTCATCAGCGCGTTCGCCTGGAAGTACATGTTCAACGCGCAGTACGGGATCATCAACCAGGTCCTGCGCTTCTTCGGCCTGCCCGACCCGGTGTGGCTCGGCCAGTCGGACTGGGCGCTGGTCGCGGTGATGATCGTGAACACCTGGCTCGGCGTGCCGTTCATGATGGTGGCGCTGCTGGGCGGGCTGCAGTCGATCCCCGGTGACCTCTACGAGGCCGCCGAGGTCGACGGCGCGACGGCGTGGCAGCGGTTCCGCAACGTGACGCTGCCCGGCCTGCGGTCGGTGTCCAGCACCGTGGTGCTGCTGGGCATCATCTGGACGTTCAACATGTTCGCGATCATCTACCTGATCACCGGGCCGAACCCGAACACCCGGATCCTGGTGACCTACGCGTTCGAGCGGTTCTTCTCCGGCGCGTCCCGCGACTTCGCGGTGGCGTCGACCTACGGCGTGCTGATCCTGTCCGTGCTGCTCGTGTTCGCGGGCGTGTACCGGCGTGCGCTGCGCAAGCAAGGCGAGGTGTGGTGA
- a CDS encoding LacI family DNA-binding transcriptional regulator encodes MARSMHVRRPATLASLAAELGVSRTTVSNAYNRPDQLSPELRRRVLETARRLGYPGPDPVARSLRTRKAGAVGLLLTENLSYAFRDPAAIGFLEGLALACEDAGTGLLLVPANPEREDVAAVHRAGVDGFVVYSVPDDDPHLAAVLERPVPTVVCDQPDLGNVDRVGIDDQAAMHALAQHLISLGHRRVGVVCMRLARDRNDDFVTPERQQAAHFHVQRSRLAGLAQAFASVGVDWATVPVAERFDHTMASGASAAAQVLERDPQITALICTSDILALGAMAELRRRGLRVPADITVTGFDGIREAEQAGLTTVRQPVLEKGRAAGKLLLDSAERTRPRAVTLSTELVHGTTAAPPRGTAEERWFGP; translated from the coding sequence ATGGCGCGGTCGATGCATGTGCGACGCCCCGCGACGCTCGCCTCACTGGCGGCGGAGCTGGGTGTTTCCCGGACAACGGTGTCCAACGCGTACAACCGTCCCGACCAGCTCTCGCCAGAGCTGCGACGCCGGGTGTTGGAGACAGCTAGACGACTCGGGTACCCGGGGCCCGACCCGGTGGCCCGTTCACTGCGGACCAGGAAGGCCGGTGCGGTGGGCCTGCTGCTCACCGAGAACCTGTCCTACGCGTTCCGCGACCCGGCGGCGATCGGGTTCCTGGAGGGGTTGGCCCTGGCCTGCGAGGACGCCGGGACCGGGCTGCTGCTCGTACCGGCGAACCCCGAGCGCGAGGACGTGGCGGCCGTGCACCGGGCCGGTGTGGACGGTTTCGTCGTGTACTCGGTGCCCGACGACGACCCGCACCTCGCGGCCGTGCTGGAGCGGCCCGTGCCGACCGTCGTGTGCGACCAGCCCGACCTCGGCAACGTCGACCGCGTCGGCATCGACGACCAGGCGGCCATGCACGCGCTGGCGCAGCACCTGATCTCGTTGGGGCACCGGCGGGTCGGCGTGGTGTGCATGCGCCTGGCCCGCGACCGCAACGACGACTTCGTGACGCCGGAGCGGCAGCAGGCGGCGCACTTCCACGTGCAGCGGTCCCGGCTGGCGGGGCTGGCGCAGGCGTTCGCGTCGGTCGGCGTGGACTGGGCGACCGTGCCGGTGGCCGAGCGGTTCGACCACACCATGGCGTCGGGCGCGTCGGCGGCGGCGCAGGTGCTGGAGCGCGACCCGCAGATCACCGCGCTGATCTGCACGTCGGACATACTGGCCCTCGGCGCCATGGCGGAACTCCGGCGGCGCGGCCTGCGGGTGCCCGCGGACATCACCGTGACCGGCTTCGACGGCATCCGCGAGGCGGAGCAGGCGGGCCTGACGACGGTGCGCCAACCGGTCCTGGAGAAGGGCCGCGCGGCCGGCAAGCTGCTCCTCGACTCGGCCGAACGCACCCGCCCCCGCGCCGTCACCCTGTCCACCGAACTGGTCCACGGCACGACCGCCGCCCCACCGCGCGGCACGGCCGAGGAACGCTGGTTCGGCCCGTGA
- a CDS encoding 2'-5' RNA ligase family protein — MHALVVFFDAEAERAVRTLWRRIGAKSELPPHLTYAAAGTIGPKVRAELREDLSRLWLPDVWLHTLCATENALRLGAVVDAELLAVHSAVHDVLAGRVKHPHAQHLPGSWVPHCPLLTGEDAEVKAAFAELHPITPIRAKTREMAIVDTQTGSIDPLRNASTAPR; from the coding sequence GTGCACGCCCTGGTGGTCTTCTTCGACGCCGAGGCCGAGCGGGCCGTGCGGACGCTGTGGCGGCGGATCGGCGCGAAGTCCGAGCTGCCGCCCCACCTGACCTACGCGGCGGCGGGCACGATCGGGCCGAAGGTGCGGGCCGAGCTGCGCGAGGACCTGTCCCGGCTGTGGCTGCCCGACGTCTGGCTGCACACGCTCTGCGCCACGGAGAACGCCCTCCGGCTCGGCGCGGTCGTGGACGCCGAGCTGCTGGCCGTGCACTCGGCCGTGCACGACGTCCTCGCGGGCCGGGTGAAGCACCCGCACGCCCAGCACCTGCCCGGTAGCTGGGTGCCCCACTGCCCGCTGCTCACCGGCGAGGACGCCGAGGTGAAGGCGGCGTTCGCCGAGCTGCACCCGATCACGCCGATCCGCGCCAAGACCCGCGAGATGGCGATCGTGGACACTCAGACCGGGTCGATCGACCCGCTCAGGAACGCCTCCACCGCGCCCCGGTAG